One genomic region from Metallosphaera tengchongensis encodes:
- a CDS encoding translation initiation factor IF-5A, with protein sequence MGINYSTVGEMKEGSYIVIDGEPCRVVEVTKAKTGKHGSAKANIVAVSIFTGSKKTLMAPVDSTVEVPIIEKHVGQVIANVGDKVQIMDLDTYETFEIEMPSEEEVASKIRKDAEVEYWEVMGRKKIVRVK encoded by the coding sequence ATGGGAATAAATTACTCGACAGTAGGCGAGATGAAGGAAGGTAGTTACATTGTTATAGACGGAGAACCCTGCAGAGTTGTGGAGGTAACTAAGGCTAAGACAGGTAAGCACGGTAGCGCCAAGGCAAACATAGTAGCTGTGAGCATTTTCACGGGATCTAAGAAAACCCTGATGGCACCAGTGGACTCAACTGTGGAGGTCCCGATAATAGAGAAACATGTGGGCCAAGTTATAGCTAACGTGGGGGACAAGGTTCAGATCATGGACCTAGACACCTACGAAACCTTTGAGATTGAAATGCCCTCAGAGGAAGAGGTAGCAAGTAAGATAAGGAAGGATGCGGAAGTGGAGTACTGGGAGGTAATGGGTCGGAAAAAAATTGTAAGGGTAAAGTGA
- a CDS encoding signal recognition particle protein Srp54, translating into MLDGIRDAVRKFLGGSSSYDVAVEEFIKDLQKALISSDVQVKLVFSLTNKIKERLKNETPPSSIGRREWFIKVVYDELSALFGGDKEPDLNPKSLPWVIMLVGVQGTGKTTTAGKLAFFYKKRGYKVALVGADVYRPAALEQLQQIGKQINVPVYGEPGNHGAVGIAMRGVERFLKDKYELIIVDTAGRHGYGEEAKLLDEMRDIFEKIKPNEVVLVIDAAIGQKAFDLAKKFHEASNVGSIIITKMDGTAKGGGALSAVSATGAPIKFIGVGEKIDELEVFNPRRFVARILGMGDVEAIIEKIKAVEDYEGIQKKMEEVMSGKSKLTLRDMYKQIMAMRKMGPLSKILQLIPGMNMMGDIPEDQVKVGERKMQRWISIMNSMTYEELDNPSIIDKQRMRRIAMGSGTEVEEVRELVEHFNMVQKTLRTLRRRRKDVEKLLGQMGGE; encoded by the coding sequence TTGTTAGATGGAATAAGGGATGCAGTAAGAAAATTTTTAGGTGGAAGTTCCTCCTACGATGTAGCGGTAGAGGAGTTCATAAAGGACCTTCAGAAGGCCCTGATCTCCTCTGACGTGCAGGTTAAGCTAGTTTTCTCCCTCACCAACAAGATCAAGGAAAGGTTAAAGAACGAAACTCCTCCCTCTTCCATAGGAAGGCGTGAGTGGTTCATAAAAGTGGTCTACGATGAGCTATCAGCCCTGTTTGGAGGAGATAAGGAACCTGACCTCAACCCTAAGTCCCTGCCCTGGGTAATTATGTTGGTAGGAGTACAGGGAACAGGAAAGACCACCACAGCCGGGAAACTGGCGTTTTTCTACAAGAAGCGAGGTTATAAGGTAGCTCTAGTTGGCGCAGACGTTTATAGGCCTGCTGCTCTAGAACAGTTACAACAAATCGGAAAGCAGATAAACGTACCTGTCTACGGTGAGCCGGGAAACCACGGCGCGGTTGGCATAGCTATGAGGGGGGTTGAGAGATTCCTGAAGGATAAGTATGAACTCATAATTGTGGACACTGCAGGGAGGCACGGGTACGGTGAGGAAGCGAAGCTACTGGATGAAATGAGAGATATCTTCGAGAAGATAAAGCCTAACGAAGTGGTCCTAGTAATTGACGCAGCAATAGGTCAGAAAGCCTTCGACTTAGCCAAGAAATTTCATGAGGCCAGCAACGTAGGTTCCATTATCATAACTAAGATGGACGGCACTGCCAAGGGAGGCGGAGCTCTCTCGGCAGTTTCAGCGACAGGAGCTCCCATAAAGTTCATTGGAGTCGGTGAGAAAATTGATGAACTAGAGGTCTTTAACCCAAGGAGATTCGTCGCTAGGATCCTAGGAATGGGAGACGTTGAGGCAATTATAGAGAAGATAAAGGCAGTCGAAGACTACGAGGGGATACAGAAGAAAATGGAGGAGGTAATGAGCGGAAAGTCCAAGCTAACCTTGAGGGACATGTACAAGCAGATAATGGCCATGAGGAAAATGGGTCCACTTTCCAAGATTCTTCAGTTAATCCCAGGCATGAACATGATGGGAGACATTCCGGAGGACCAGGTCAAGGTGGGTGAGAGGAAAATGCAGAGATGGATCTCCATAATGAACTCGATGACCTATGAGGAGCTCGACAACCCTTCAATAATAGACAAGCAGAGGATGAGAAGGATAGCCATGGGATCTGGTACAGAGGTAGAGGAAGTAAGAGAGCTGGTGGAGCATTTTAACATGGTACAGAAAACGCTCAGGACTCTAAGGAGGAGAAGGAAGGACGTCGAGAAGCTCCTGGGACAAATGGGAGGGGAGTGA
- a CDS encoding pseudouridylate synthase, whose amino-acid sequence MAETLVDQALRLLEKYPLCDSCLGRCFAKLGHGYQNRERGRAIKLSILMELDRKIKGHQLNDLNEIREVLFNSGEVAKPLYEHYFKDPMQERTCYLCNNSLDEIKEDFLSKSLKILRERKVGYVLGVRLSVRTQELETSFATENGLIFYESMKNEIRREVGKRLSSLGYEPEIDKPEVELVYDVETREVKVTQKTKRSLYLYTRFSRDVPISSWYSKGGESLDQKIKGKIIVPFTEPSSVRILEFYPIVLEEEPKEGEYSGYIMRRVGPIGKKEFNLLVQSKPTVRYYRVTFFSENRIGHEIYAGIQDVVIQAKNYEELSQKLREMNVSLISVDLLKTEGRHRRVMSLLTSKRE is encoded by the coding sequence ATGGCTGAAACTTTAGTGGACCAGGCCTTAAGGTTATTGGAGAAGTATCCTCTCTGCGACTCGTGCCTAGGGAGATGTTTCGCGAAATTGGGTCACGGTTATCAAAACAGGGAGAGGGGGAGGGCGATAAAGCTATCCATCCTAATGGAGTTAGACCGAAAAATCAAGGGGCATCAGCTCAACGACCTGAACGAGATAAGGGAGGTTCTATTTAACTCTGGAGAGGTCGCTAAACCCTTGTATGAGCACTACTTTAAGGATCCAATGCAGGAGAGGACCTGCTATCTATGCAACAACTCCTTAGACGAGATTAAGGAGGACTTCCTTTCCAAATCTCTTAAGATTTTGAGGGAGAGGAAGGTAGGATATGTCCTTGGGGTAAGGCTTTCGGTCAGAACCCAAGAGTTAGAGACTTCCTTTGCCACAGAGAACGGCTTGATTTTCTACGAGAGTATGAAGAACGAGATTAGGAGGGAAGTGGGAAAAAGGCTTTCCTCCCTGGGTTATGAGCCTGAAATCGATAAGCCAGAGGTAGAGCTAGTCTATGACGTGGAGACTAGGGAGGTGAAGGTAACACAGAAGACCAAGAGGTCTCTTTACCTCTATACCAGGTTTTCCAGAGACGTCCCAATCTCCTCCTGGTACTCTAAGGGAGGGGAGTCCCTAGATCAGAAGATAAAGGGAAAGATCATAGTGCCCTTCACTGAGCCCTCCTCGGTGAGGATCTTGGAGTTCTACCCCATAGTGCTTGAGGAGGAGCCGAAGGAGGGTGAGTACTCGGGTTACATTATGAGGAGAGTCGGACCAATCGGAAAGAAAGAATTCAATCTCCTCGTTCAGTCTAAGCCAACAGTCAGGTACTACAGGGTGACCTTCTTCTCTGAAAACAGGATAGGCCACGAGATATACGCTGGCATACAAGATGTGGTGATTCAAGCTAAGAACTACGAGGAGCTCTCCCAGAAGCTAAGGGAGATGAACGTATCCCTCATCTCCGTCGACTTGCTGAAAACTGAGGGGAGGCACAGGAGAGTGATGAGCCTTTTAACTTCTAAGAGAGAATAG
- a CDS encoding NAD(P)-dependent oxidoreductase yields MRVGLIGLGVMGWRIGVNLKNAGKLDVVYNRTQSKAEEFSRKFGVMKASSVQDLSKEVDLILLMLSDDQAVRDTVNLLLENVKGKTVVDMSTISPSLSVELAKEVEKRGGTMYDAPVVGTSIMVEQKRLNVLVGGPEHGFQEIKSLLLNTASTVLYMGRNGMGLYAKLVNNLLIGAYVASMAEAFNLGVRSGLDPKQVSEFLAKYSSARSPTSELKADMMATRDYSTQFATKHMRKDLEIIEREAQKLGVINPMSSLALQLYRMAEAMGLSEKDYASVLEIYSMSSRGKVDS; encoded by the coding sequence ATGCGCGTAGGTCTAATAGGTCTAGGGGTAATGGGTTGGAGAATTGGGGTGAACTTGAAAAACGCGGGAAAGTTGGACGTGGTCTACAATAGGACACAGTCCAAGGCTGAGGAGTTCTCCAGGAAGTTTGGAGTGATGAAAGCCTCAAGCGTTCAGGATCTGTCCAAGGAAGTTGACTTGATTCTCTTGATGCTCTCAGACGACCAGGCAGTGAGGGACACAGTTAACCTCCTTCTTGAGAACGTAAAGGGTAAAACGGTTGTGGACATGTCTACGATTTCTCCATCCTTGAGCGTAGAGCTCGCCAAGGAAGTCGAGAAAAGAGGGGGAACGATGTATGATGCACCCGTGGTAGGTACCTCAATCATGGTGGAGCAAAAGAGGTTAAACGTACTGGTAGGAGGGCCAGAACACGGGTTCCAGGAAATCAAGAGCCTCCTTCTTAACACCGCTTCTACTGTCCTCTATATGGGGAGGAACGGCATGGGTCTCTACGCCAAGTTAGTGAATAACCTGCTCATTGGAGCTTACGTAGCCAGTATGGCTGAAGCGTTTAACCTCGGCGTAAGGAGCGGGCTTGATCCTAAGCAGGTATCAGAATTTTTAGCTAAGTACAGTAGTGCGAGGTCTCCTACGTCAGAGCTCAAGGCAGACATGATGGCAACGAGGGATTACTCCACTCAGTTCGCCACTAAGCACATGAGGAAGGACTTGGAGATCATCGAGAGGGAGGCTCAGAAGCTCGGGGTCATCAACCCCATGTCCTCACTGGCCCTTCAACTGTACAGGATGGCTGAAGCTATGGGGCTGTCGGAGAAGGACTACGCCTCAGTCCTAGAGATATACTCCATGTCAAGTAGAGGAAAGGTCGATTCATGA
- the agl16 gene encoding glycosylation protein Agl16: MNKVWMLTPLFLPVRGGTEVHVFNLSRELVKMSVNVEVHTTRDTYTERGKLPPLEVMDGIRVVRHRRTWVYRDSPSILHFHNLGRKFSSWNLYTFLFFAISSLVETPLVMTPHDIFVSDQGRALNWLKREMGKRVDKLIAVSEWEKEEMVNLGYDGSKIVVIPNGVDDMAFIYPKSEGIEDYLLYVARISPEKNQLFVIDCIKDLDIRLFLIGQVRDKEYLEKIKKRVHELGLGDRVKYLGVVSEEEKYSLMDKSLAVILTSEMEAEPIVVKEAMARGVPVIVGNRAKVLSTVVKDGVNGFVVSTCEDLKDAVKKLRDPKTRKEIAENNVSTSREWRWRNTALKVLELYKGLV, translated from the coding sequence ATGAACAAGGTCTGGATGCTAACTCCCCTCTTTCTTCCAGTTAGGGGAGGTACCGAAGTCCACGTGTTTAACTTAAGCAGGGAATTGGTTAAGATGTCTGTGAACGTTGAAGTCCACACTACCAGGGATACCTACACGGAGAGGGGGAAGCTCCCTCCGCTGGAGGTCATGGATGGGATAAGAGTGGTAAGGCATAGGAGAACCTGGGTGTACAGAGATTCCCCCTCTATTCTTCACTTCCACAACTTAGGAAGGAAGTTCAGTTCCTGGAACCTCTACACCTTCCTCTTTTTCGCAATCTCCTCATTGGTGGAGACCCCCTTGGTAATGACCCCCCACGATATTTTTGTGAGCGACCAGGGTAGAGCCCTGAACTGGTTAAAGAGGGAGATGGGAAAGAGAGTGGACAAACTGATTGCAGTGAGCGAATGGGAGAAGGAGGAGATGGTAAACCTAGGTTATGACGGCTCCAAGATAGTTGTGATCCCTAACGGTGTCGACGACATGGCGTTCATTTACCCCAAGTCCGAGGGTATTGAGGACTACTTACTTTACGTCGCTAGGATAAGCCCCGAGAAAAACCAACTCTTTGTAATTGATTGTATTAAGGACCTTGACATAAGGCTATTCCTGATAGGGCAAGTCAGGGACAAAGAGTACTTGGAGAAGATCAAGAAGCGAGTTCACGAGCTGGGCCTCGGGGATAGGGTGAAGTACCTAGGCGTAGTAAGCGAGGAGGAGAAGTACTCCCTTATGGATAAGTCCCTGGCTGTAATCCTAACATCAGAAATGGAGGCAGAACCTATCGTCGTAAAGGAGGCAATGGCCAGAGGAGTCCCGGTAATAGTGGGTAATAGAGCTAAGGTTCTATCAACCGTAGTGAAGGACGGGGTAAACGGGTTCGTGGTCTCAACTTGTGAAGACCTGAAGGACGCAGTGAAGAAACTTAGGGACCCCAAGACAAGGAAAGAGATAGCGGAAAACAACGTCTCAACTTCTAGGGAGTGGAGATGGAGGAACACTGCCCTAAAGGTGCTTGAGCTCTACAAGGGTTTAGTCTGA
- a CDS encoding SDR family NAD(P)-dependent oxidoreductase — MFPVKGKRVLITASTEGIGRGVAETFSENGATVVISSRSREKLKSAITEMRRVSPSVYGIESDMTDYKSLASLVSYAIKVMGGIDVLVVNTGNPIREPVTFSETEIVDWENSVRLYLLGAIYVTKLALEDMVKRRWGRVIYLSSWTVKEPQSILVLADVSRSPLLQLTKILSKDYGKHGVTFNTVLMGSFNTPGAKRTLSKYAESKGVSFEEVWKERVLNPIAVGRTGDVKKDLGSLLLFLSSDFSEYITGTSILLDGGTSSAL; from the coding sequence ATGTTCCCAGTTAAAGGAAAGAGGGTTCTGATAACAGCCTCTACGGAAGGTATCGGAAGGGGTGTAGCTGAGACCTTCTCTGAGAACGGCGCAACAGTTGTAATTTCCTCTAGGTCTAGAGAGAAGCTAAAATCAGCCATTACTGAGATGAGGAGAGTTAGTCCATCAGTTTACGGTATCGAGTCGGACATGACTGATTACAAGTCTCTAGCTTCTCTGGTTTCCTATGCCATCAAGGTTATGGGAGGAATTGACGTACTGGTGGTGAACACAGGGAATCCAATAAGGGAGCCCGTAACTTTCTCAGAGACCGAGATAGTTGATTGGGAGAACTCGGTAAGGCTCTATCTGTTAGGAGCTATTTACGTCACTAAGCTAGCCCTAGAGGACATGGTTAAGAGGAGGTGGGGTAGAGTAATTTACCTCTCCTCCTGGACAGTGAAGGAACCCCAGAGCATCCTAGTCCTTGCAGACGTGTCCCGTTCCCCCCTTCTTCAGCTCACCAAGATCCTCTCAAAGGACTATGGCAAACATGGAGTGACGTTCAACACAGTCCTCATGGGTAGCTTCAACACACCAGGGGCTAAGAGGACCCTCTCGAAGTACGCCGAGAGCAAGGGCGTGTCATTCGAAGAGGTGTGGAAAGAGAGGGTCCTTAACCCCATCGCTGTCGGAAGGACAGGAGACGTCAAGAAGGACTTGGGTTCCCTACTCCTCTTCCTTTCCTCAGACTTCAGTGAGTACATCACAGGGACCAGTATACTGCTAGACGGCGGTACCTCATCAGCCCTTTGA
- a CDS encoding chromatin protein Cren7 yields MVYKKQVKIKTPTGKEAELAPEKAWTLAPKGRKGVKIGLFKDPESGKYFRHKLPDDYPV; encoded by the coding sequence ATGGTCTACAAGAAACAAGTTAAAATAAAGACCCCAACAGGTAAGGAAGCTGAGCTCGCACCTGAGAAGGCTTGGACCCTAGCCCCGAAGGGCAGAAAGGGAGTGAAGATAGGACTCTTCAAGGACCCAGAGTCAGGTAAGTACTTCAGACATAAACTACCAGACGACTACCCCGTTTAA
- the pyrH gene encoding UMP kinase produces the protein MKLVIKITGKFFDMEGDKSSLLSSIKELIGLGHRVALVTGGGGIARRYIDLGRTLGLNEASLDLLGIWVSRLNALLMAMAMQDLAYPKVPESLEQFMEFWAHGKVTVTGGFQPGQSTAAVSALVAEAISADYLLIITTVDGVYSADPKRNPNAKLLPKVTTLELKNILESSQSVRAGTYELLDPMAMKIIERSKIKVMVMGLSKIGSIDRILKGEETATIVEPV, from the coding sequence ATGAAGCTAGTCATTAAGATAACCGGAAAATTTTTCGATATGGAGGGCGACAAGTCCTCCCTTCTCTCCTCCATTAAGGAGTTGATAGGGTTAGGTCACAGGGTGGCCCTCGTCACGGGGGGTGGAGGAATAGCCAGGAGGTACATAGACCTAGGCCGAACCCTAGGTCTCAACGAAGCCAGTTTGGATCTTCTAGGGATATGGGTCTCAAGGCTTAACGCCCTCTTGATGGCAATGGCGATGCAGGACTTAGCCTACCCAAAGGTCCCTGAAAGCCTAGAGCAGTTCATGGAGTTCTGGGCCCACGGTAAAGTAACAGTTACTGGAGGTTTTCAACCAGGCCAGTCCACCGCTGCTGTCTCTGCTCTTGTAGCAGAAGCTATTTCAGCAGATTACCTCCTTATAATAACGACTGTGGACGGAGTCTACAGCGCTGACCCCAAGAGGAACCCAAACGCCAAACTTCTACCTAAAGTTACAACACTCGAACTCAAGAACATACTGGAGTCCTCCCAATCAGTTAGGGCTGGCACATATGAGCTCCTCGATCCAATGGCCATGAAGATAATCGAGAGGTCCAAGATCAAGGTAATGGTTATGGGGCTTAGTAAGATAGGAAGTATCGACAGAATCCTTAAAGGTGAAGAAACTGCAACCATAGTGGAACCGGTGTAA
- the lysS gene encoding homocitrate synthase: MKVGILDSTLREGEQTPGVVFTTEQRVEIAKALSDLGVAMIEAGHPAVSPDIYEGIKRIMKLKREGEITPEILAHSRAVKRDVEVAGELEVDRVAIFYGVSDIHLKAKTKTTREQALNIIAEVVSHAKSHGMKVRFTAEDATRTDLDYLVTVAKTARDAGADRVSLADTVGILYPTKTRELFSFMVKEVPGVEYDIHAHNDLGMAVANALAAVEGGATIIHATVNGLGERVGIVPLQAVAAALKYHFNVQVVRLDKLVEVAGLVEKYSGITMPPNFPITGDYAYVHKAGVHVAGILNDPRTYEFMPPETFGRSRDYVIDKYTGKHALKDRFERLGVKLDDRELEQVLAKIKSSQNTRYFRDVDLLEIAEEVTGKVLKPRPPEKIEAVISVKCGSNVYTTSVTRRLAVIPGVKEVMEISGDYDIVVKVEARDSAELNNVIESIRSVKGVESTLTSLVLKKI; the protein is encoded by the coding sequence ATGAAAGTAGGAATTCTAGATTCTACATTGAGGGAAGGAGAGCAGACCCCAGGGGTGGTTTTCACTACGGAGCAGAGAGTGGAAATAGCTAAGGCCCTATCTGACCTTGGGGTGGCCATGATTGAGGCCGGCCACCCGGCAGTTTCACCGGATATCTACGAGGGGATCAAGAGGATAATGAAACTGAAGAGAGAGGGCGAGATAACCCCGGAGATCCTGGCCCACAGCAGAGCAGTGAAGAGGGACGTGGAGGTCGCTGGCGAGTTAGAGGTAGACAGGGTGGCCATATTTTATGGCGTGAGCGACATCCACCTAAAGGCTAAGACCAAGACCACCAGGGAGCAGGCCTTAAACATAATCGCTGAAGTGGTCAGCCACGCTAAGTCCCACGGTATGAAGGTAAGGTTCACAGCGGAGGACGCCACTAGGACTGACCTTGACTACCTGGTTACCGTAGCCAAGACTGCGAGGGACGCTGGAGCGGACAGGGTAAGCTTAGCGGACACTGTCGGGATCCTCTACCCGACTAAGACTAGGGAGCTCTTCTCCTTTATGGTCAAGGAAGTCCCTGGAGTGGAGTATGACATTCACGCCCACAATGACCTTGGAATGGCCGTTGCTAACGCGTTGGCTGCAGTTGAGGGCGGGGCGACTATCATACATGCTACCGTCAACGGCCTCGGGGAGAGGGTCGGAATAGTCCCCCTTCAGGCAGTGGCAGCTGCCCTCAAGTACCACTTCAATGTCCAAGTTGTGAGGCTGGACAAGCTCGTGGAAGTTGCTGGGTTGGTGGAGAAGTACAGTGGTATTACAATGCCTCCCAACTTCCCAATAACAGGGGACTACGCGTACGTCCATAAGGCTGGAGTCCACGTGGCAGGCATACTTAACGATCCGAGGACCTACGAGTTCATGCCCCCTGAGACCTTCGGTAGGAGTAGGGACTACGTCATCGACAAGTACACAGGGAAGCATGCCCTGAAGGACAGGTTCGAGAGGTTAGGCGTCAAGTTGGACGATAGGGAACTTGAGCAAGTTTTGGCCAAGATAAAGTCCAGTCAGAACACCAGGTACTTTAGGGACGTGGATCTCCTGGAGATTGCTGAGGAGGTAACCGGGAAGGTCCTTAAGCCGAGACCACCAGAAAAGATAGAGGCAGTGATCTCGGTGAAGTGCGGATCTAACGTCTACACAACCTCAGTGACCAGGAGGCTTGCGGTGATTCCAGGCGTGAAGGAGGTAATGGAGATCTCCGGAGACTACGATATAGTGGTCAAGGTGGAGGCTAGAGACTCGGCGGAACTAAACAACGTTATTGAGAGCATTAGATCAGTTAAGGGCGTTGAGTCTACCTTAACTTCCCTAGTACTCAAGAAGATCTGA